Below is a window of Halobaculum lipolyticum DNA.
GGAGGTGAACACGCTCCGGGGGGCCAAACTGCTGCTCACGGTGTTGGTCATCTTCTTCGTCGGCGCCGGACTGTTCTACAGCGTCGAGTCCGAGGTGAACCCCGGGATCGCGAACTTCGGCGACGCGTTCTACTACATGGTCGTGGCGCTGTCGACGGTCGGGTTCGGCGACATCGTCCCCGTCACCCGGCTGGGTCGCTGGGTGACCGTCGCGGGCGTGTTCGCGGCCATCGTGCTCGTGCCGTATCAGGCGCGGAAGGTCGTCCGTGCGTGGACCACCGACGCGGTCCGCGACGTCACCTGTCCCAACTGCGGACTCACCGGACACGACCTCGACGCGTCCCACTGCAAGGCCTGCGGCCACGTGATCTACCAGGAGTACGAGGCGGACGAGTGACCGGATCCCCCGCGAGTCACGATCACACGCATCCCCCGTCGACGACTGGCTCGGCCCCCGAGACCGCCGAACCGTCGGAACCAGCCGGCGCTTGTGACGGATCCGACAACGAACCCACGGAGAACCGACCGTGTGTGGCCGAATGCACATCGATCGGGGTTTTCGCGAGATGTTCGTATAGAAATAATCCGCTCGGGGAAACGAATACACAACCCTTATGAAGGTGACGGCCATTCGTAGAGTTGCAATGGCAGAAGGCAAGGTTGACTTCTTCAACGACACTGGCGGCTACGGTTTCATTACGACTGACGACTCCGACGACGACGTGTTCTTCCACATGGAGGATGTTGGCGGCGAGGACCTGACCGAGGGTACCGAGCTGGAGTTCGACATCGAGGACGCCCCCAAGGGCCCCCGCGCGACGAACGTCGTCCGCAACTAAGTTTCACACCGTCGCCCTCGGGCGACACACTGAGACCCCGATTCTTCGACCGACTACGTCCCCGGGAGCGACAGCGTCGCGTCCGTGTTCGGGCGCTGCGCGCTCGCCAGAGCGACTGGAATCGTCCCGCCGATTTATTCGCGCCGCCCGACTCCGATCCCCCGGTCATGAAAGCGATCTGTGGCGACGGGCTGGTGCTCGAGTGCACCGACTTCAGGGCGACCGAGACGGGCGTGGTCCTGCTCGGCGGAGAGGAGGGGGACCAGGCGGTCGGGTTCGTCCCGACCGAGCGGATCGAGGTGGTGGTGCCCGACGACGTGGCCGAACGCGAGCACGACCGGCTGGGGATCCCGGAGCCGGCGATCGAGTCGGCCGCCGATCTGGAGGCCCGCCTCGACGAGTTCGCGGGCGAACTCGGAGAGCTTCGGTCGGCCCTCGACAGCCAGGTCGAGGACCTCGTCGACGAGGGCGCGAGCGTTGACGACGAGGAGACCGACGCCGAGCGACGCGAGCGACTCCGGGAGCGTCGCCAGACGATCGACCGGCAGCTCAGGGCCGTCGGGCAGCGCGCACGACAGTTCCGCCAACTCTCGGCGGACACGAGCGAGGCGCCGACCGTCGACGACCCGCCGCGGCGGGGCGGCGAGGTCAGCCACGGCGCCGCGCTCGCGCGGCCGCGCGGTCCCGAGGCCGCCCCGCCCGCGACCCGGGAGCCGGCGGCGGAGACGTCGGTGTCGCGGCTGCGCGACGAACTGGACGACCGGCTCGGACGAATCGAGGACCGGATCGCGGCGCTGGCAGCCACCGTCGAGGGCGCCCGCGTGGAGATGGCGACCGGTCCGAGCGAGGCGACCGACGCCGACGAACTGGACGACATCGACGGGCTCGGGCCGACCTACCGCGACCGGCTCCACGACGCCGGCGTCGACTCGCTCGCGGACTTGGTGGACCGGGGCGCCGCCGACGTGGCGGCGGTTGCCGCGGCGCCGCGCAGTCGGGCCGAGGAGTGGGTCGAGCAGGCCCGGGACCGGCTCGACACGCCGCGGACGGCGAGCTGAACCGGGCTGGCGCGGGCCGTGGTGCCCGCGACGACGCCTCCGGCCGCCGTCGACGGTGACAGCGCTCGTCTCCTGTCTGTGGTCCGCACGCTCACCGTCGGACCGTGGTCGCAGAAAAAACCGAGTCCGCTACCCCGTCGCCGGGGTCGTCACTCCTCCGCGGGAGTCTCCGTCTCCTCGTCGTCGCCTGCCGGCGTCTCGGTTTCGGTCGTTTCGTCGTCGCCTGCCGGCGTCTCGGTTTCGGTCGTTTCGTCGTCGCCTGCCGGCGTCTCGGTTTCGGTCGTTTCGTCGTCACCCTCGGGGGTCTCCGTCTCGGTTTCGTCACCCTCGGGAGTCTCTGTCTCTGTCTCCTCGTCGTCACCCTCGGGGGTCTCCGTCTCCTCACCCTCCGGGGTCTCCGTCTCGGTCTCCTCGTCGTCGCCCTCGGGGGTTTCCGTCTCTGTCTCCTCACCCTCGGGGGTTTCCGTCTCTGTCTCCTCACCCTCGGGGGTTTCCGTCTCGTTGCCCTCGTCGTCCTCCTCGGGCGTCTCCGGTTCGACGACATCGGTGTCGTCGTCGGGGAGGGTCACGTCCGTCGTCGCGTCCGGCGTCAGCGCGAGACCGAACGGCTCGCTGTCGTTGTCGCCGGCGAGCGTCCCGATCGCGTAGGCGGTGTACGCCGACTCCTCGTCGAGTTCGACGTCGACCGTCGCGACGACGGTGCCGTTGTTGTCCTCGCTGGCCTCGCGGATCTCCAGGGTGTAGTCGCCCTCCGGCACGGTCACGTAGTCGCCGACGACGCCGTAGGAGAGGTCCTCGGCGACGACCACGTCGGAGTCCTCCACGGTGACGTCGACGGCGGGCGCGTCCGGCGAGAGGTGCGCGACCGCGACTGCGGCCTCGCCCTCGTCGGGTTCGAACGCGTCGTCGTTGACGAACAGCGGCGCGAACGGCTCGGCGGCGTCCTCGCTCACCTGTCCGCTGGCGGCGACGGTCGTCACCGACCGCTGCGCCACGCTGACGTTCTCCTGGAACACCACGTCGCCGCCCTCGGCGGTCGTGATGGTGAGGTTGTACTCGCCGCCGGCGACCTCGACGTACTCGGTTGCCTCGCCGAACGCGAGGTCGCTCACGACGGTCTCGTTGTTCAGCGACACGTCGACGGCGGGCGCGTCGGGCGATGCGTGGAGTACGCGCAGATACGCCGTCTCCTGTGTCGACGGCTCTCCGTCCTCCTGTTGGACCTGCTGCTGGAGCGGCGTCGGTGTCAACGCCTGCGAGCCGAGCGCGGCCCCGCTGACGAGGACGCTCCCGACGAGGACCGCCGCCAGCGCGACCGCGAGTCTGCCTGTTGTCTTGTCTCTCATCGCGTTTCTCCGACATGTGGCCGCAGGTGATTGTTATGCACCGAGCGGCGTCAGAAGGCCCGATACCGTCGAAATCCGCCGATCCGTAATCGGTACGTACGCGGACCGGTCCGGCCGGCGGCACGTCGCCGCCCGCCGTGGCCCCCGCTGCGGGTAAGCACGGTCGGGGACGAGAAAACGCGACGTTACCGCGGGGCTGTCGGTCGATCCCGTCGACCGACGGGAGCGCCTATCCGGCGCTCTCGGTGGCGGTTCCGGCTTCCTCCGTGTCGGTCCCCGCCGCCTCCGTTCCCGTCCCGGCTTCCTCGGTACCGGTCCCGGCCTCCTCGGTGCCGGTCCCCTCGTCTTCGGTGCCGGTCTCGGTCCCCGTCTCGGTGCCCTCGGCGGTGCCGGTCCCCATCGACTCCCCGGCGTCGACCGTGAGGATCACCTCGAACGGCGCGTCGGCCGCCTCGCCCTCGGGCGAGAGGTACCCCGTCGCGAAGGCGCTGTCGACCGTCCCGCCCGCGAGCGCCACGTCGACCGTGGCGACGGGACCGCCGTCCGACGCGGTGCCGGTTCCGGCCTCCTCGGTGCCGGTCGCCTCCTCGGTACCGGTTCCCTCCTCCGTCCCGCTCGGGGTGCCGGTCGTCCCGCCCATCCCCTCCGCGGCGGCGACCTCGAGGGTGTACTCGCCGGCCGGGACCTCCGCGTACTCGCTGGCCTCGCCGAAGGCGACGCTCTCGACGAGCGTGTCGCCGCCGGCGACCGCGACGCTCACCGGGGGCGCGTCGGGCGAGGCGTGGACGACCCGGACGGCCGCCGTGTCCGACGCCGGCGCCTCGACGCGGTCCTCGAGCGCCCCGACGGAGAACTCCTGGTTCCCGCCGGACACCTCGCCGAAGGCGGCGACGGTGAACGCGCCGTTGGCGAACTCGACGTCCTGCTCGATCACCGCCTCCTCCTCGCCGGTCGGCGTGACCGCGATCCCGTACGTGTTCGGCTCCAGCACGTAGTAGTCGCTCACCGTGCCGAAGGACACGTCCTCGAGGATGGTCGCGCCGTCGACGGACACGTCGACGTTCGGCGCGTCCGGCGAGAGGTGCGCGATCCGGACGACCGCGCTCCCCTCCTCGACGGCCGCCGCCGGGTCGTCGGTCGTCTCCGGCGGTTCGCCCGTCTCGGTCTCCGCCTCCGTCTCTTCCTCTTCCGTGCCGGCCATGTCCGTCTCCTCGTCGGTCACGTCCTCGACCGTCCCCACCGTGCCGTTCGTGCCGTTCGTCGTGTTGTTCGCCCCCGCGCCACACCCGGCGAGTCCGACGCCCGCCGCTGTCCCGAGTACTGCCGCGAACTGTCGCCGTGAGACCTTTCGAGTCATACGCTCCGCTCAAACCGGGGGCTGCCGCTTTGTTATGCATCAGTACTTCGTTTGACACGTTCGGGTTACACGTCCGACCGACGCGTCGGCCGCTCGTGCTCCGTGATACCGTGTCAATCCGTCACGACGCGACGCGTGGTGTCGGTAAGTCGAGACGATCGACGGGCGCCGCGAGTAGGTCCGTCGTACAGGCGCCCCGTGAACGGGCGCCGAACCGGCGCTCGGAGGCGACGGGCGTCCTCGCGGGAGTAGGCCGGCGTTTGTTCCGGGCGCGTTCCCGCCGGCGGGGTCGGTCGGGGGGTCGCCGGTCTCCGGTCGTCGCGTGGGCGGGTCAGCCCGTGGTGACGATCTCGACGACGTCGCGGTGGTCGAGCACGGTGTCCGCGCCGACCTGCCGGCCGCTCCGGCAGTCGATGCCGTGGAGGAAGCCGTCGCCGATGTCCGAGTGGAGCGTGTACGCGAAGTCCTCGGCGGTCGCGTAGCCGGGGAGGACGAAGCAGTCGCGGAACGGTCCCTT
It encodes the following:
- a CDS encoding helix-hairpin-helix domain-containing protein, producing the protein MKAICGDGLVLECTDFRATETGVVLLGGEEGDQAVGFVPTERIEVVVPDDVAEREHDRLGIPEPAIESAADLEARLDEFAGELGELRSALDSQVEDLVDEGASVDDEETDAERRERLRERRQTIDRQLRAVGQRARQFRQLSADTSEAPTVDDPPRRGGEVSHGAALARPRGPEAAPPATREPAAETSVSRLRDELDDRLGRIEDRIAALAATVEGARVEMATGPSEATDADELDDIDGLGPTYRDRLHDAGVDSLADLVDRGAADVAAVAAAPRSRAEEWVEQARDRLDTPRTAS
- a CDS encoding DUF4397 domain-containing protein — encoded protein: MTRKVSRRQFAAVLGTAAGVGLAGCGAGANNTTNGTNGTVGTVEDVTDEETDMAGTEEEETEAETETGEPPETTDDPAAAVEEGSAVVRIAHLSPDAPNVDVSVDGATILEDVSFGTVSDYYVLEPNTYGIAVTPTGEEEAVIEQDVEFANGAFTVAAFGEVSGGNQEFSVGALEDRVEAPASDTAAVRVVHASPDAPPVSVAVAGGDTLVESVAFGEASEYAEVPAGEYTLEVAAAEGMGGTTGTPSGTEEGTGTEEATGTEEAGTGTASDGGPVATVDVALAGGTVDSAFATGYLSPEGEAADAPFEVILTVDAGESMGTGTAEGTETGTETGTEDEGTGTEEAGTGTEEAGTGTEAAGTDTEEAGTATESAG
- a CDS encoding cold-shock protein is translated as MAEGKVDFFNDTGGYGFITTDDSDDDVFFHMEDVGGEDLTEGTELEFDIEDAPKGPRATNVVRN
- a CDS encoding DUF4397 domain-containing protein, whose protein sequence is MRDKTTGRLAVALAAVLVGSVLVSGAALGSQALTPTPLQQQVQQEDGEPSTQETAYLRVLHASPDAPAVDVSLNNETVVSDLAFGEATEYVEVAGGEYNLTITTAEGGDVVFQENVSVAQRSVTTVAASGQVSEDAAEPFAPLFVNDDAFEPDEGEAAVAVAHLSPDAPAVDVTVEDSDVVVAEDLSYGVVGDYVTVPEGDYTLEIREASEDNNGTVVATVDVELDEESAYTAYAIGTLAGDNDSEPFGLALTPDATTDVTLPDDDTDVVEPETPEEDDEGNETETPEGEETETETPEGEETETETPEGDDEETETETPEGEETETPEGDDEETETETPEGDETETETPEGDDETTETETPAGDDETTETETPAGDDETTETETPAGDDEETETPAEE